A window of the Henckelia pumila isolate YLH828 chromosome 3, ASM3356847v2, whole genome shotgun sequence genome harbors these coding sequences:
- the LOC140892771 gene encoding uncharacterized protein isoform X2, protein MNCAFPEMLRCSDNAAGIITGNAEMGVFSFPIQARDLVGNINGDQGLSELVLGRAMKPDPGVVTDWILSYGNGSEFEMGCVAAADVAADGDPAGDFSPEMLCSAVGRGGSKKRKADAIENFKVKQSQSQDEKMKESEEEFSDKKFMISKSTGNEPSIMNSKAKTTVPELPKMDYIHVRARRGQATDSHSLAERVRREKIGERMKYLQDLVPGCNKIIGKAGLLDEIINYVQSLQRQVEFLSMKLAVINPTMDFEVDNLLPKEMLPVRISDIHTIGVSPDMVNLQFNSLTQGVPFRGLETGVNPSDNAVERTVNAPLVSLLQETHELLDSSYLNQFHYSNWDSELIHNLYGLGYQHERSPSHAHAHAPQPFTGYIEAGCVKLEM, encoded by the exons ATGAACTGTGCTTTTCCGGAGATGCTACGGTGTTCGGATAATGCTGCTGGGATTATCACCGGAAACGCTGAAATGGGTGTTTTTTCTTTTCCAATCCAAGCTCGGGATTTGGTCGGAAACATTAATGGTGATCAGGGTCTGAGCGAGTTGGTTTTGGGTCGGGCTATGAAGCCGGATCCGGGTGTGGTTACCGATTGGATTTTGAGTTATGGGAATGGGTCGGAGTTTGAAATGGGTTGCGTGGCGGCGGCGGATGTGGCTGCTGATGGCGATCCAGCGGGGGATTTTTCGCCGGAGATGCTATGCTCCGCCGTCGGAAGAGGCGGTTCTAAGAAGAGGAAGGCTGATGCTATTGAAAACTTTAAGGTGA AACAATCCCAATCCCAAGATGAAAAAATGAAAGAAAGTGAAGAAGAATTTTCTGATAAAAAGTTCATGATCAGCAAAAGCACCGGGAATGAACCTTCAATCATGAACTCTAAGGCGAAAACAACGGTGCCCGAATTGCCAAAAATGGACTATATTCATGTCCGGGCACGTCGCGGTCAAGCCACAGACAGCCACAGCTTAGCCGAAAGA GTTAGGAGGGAAAAAATTGGTGAAAGGATGAAGTACCTTCAAGATCTTGTTCCAGGGTGTAACAAGATCATAGGGAAAGCCGGATTGCTCGACGAAATAATCAACTATGTTCAATCTCTTCAAAGACAAGTTGAG TTTTTATCGATGAAACTCGCTGTAATCAACCCGACAATGGATTTCGAGGTTGATAATCTCCTACCTAAAGAG ATGCTTCCGGTTCGCATATCCGACATTCATACTATCGGTGTATCACCTGACATGGttaatcttcaattcaattcaTTGACACAAGGAGTTCCGTTTCGCGGTTTGGAAACAGGGGTAAATCCTTCGGACAACGCAGTTGAGAGAACTGTAAATGCTCCACTAGTATCATTACTTCAGGAGACACATGAACTGCTTGATTCATCCTATTTGAAT CAATTTCATTACTCAAACTGGGATTCTGAGCTGATACACAATCTCTATGGCTTGGGATACCAACACGAAAGATCGCCATCACACGCACACGCACACGCTCCTCAACCATTTACAG GTTATATCGAAGCAGGATGTGTGAAACTGGAGATGTGA
- the LOC140892771 gene encoding uncharacterized protein isoform X1 has product MNCAFPEMLRCSDNAAGIITGNAEMGVFSFPIQARDLVGNINGDQGLSELVLGRAMKPDPGVVTDWILSYGNGSEFEMGCVAAADVAADGDPAGDFSPEMLCSAVGRGGSKKRKADAIENFKVDEEQSQSQDEKMKESEEEFSDKKFMISKSTGNEPSIMNSKAKTTVPELPKMDYIHVRARRGQATDSHSLAERVRREKIGERMKYLQDLVPGCNKIIGKAGLLDEIINYVQSLQRQVEFLSMKLAVINPTMDFEVDNLLPKEMLPVRISDIHTIGVSPDMVNLQFNSLTQGVPFRGLETGVNPSDNAVERTVNAPLVSLLQETHELLDSSYLNQFHYSNWDSELIHNLYGLGYQHERSPSHAHAHAPQPFTGYIEAGCVKLEM; this is encoded by the exons ATGAACTGTGCTTTTCCGGAGATGCTACGGTGTTCGGATAATGCTGCTGGGATTATCACCGGAAACGCTGAAATGGGTGTTTTTTCTTTTCCAATCCAAGCTCGGGATTTGGTCGGAAACATTAATGGTGATCAGGGTCTGAGCGAGTTGGTTTTGGGTCGGGCTATGAAGCCGGATCCGGGTGTGGTTACCGATTGGATTTTGAGTTATGGGAATGGGTCGGAGTTTGAAATGGGTTGCGTGGCGGCGGCGGATGTGGCTGCTGATGGCGATCCAGCGGGGGATTTTTCGCCGGAGATGCTATGCTCCGCCGTCGGAAGAGGCGGTTCTAAGAAGAGGAAGGCTGATGCTATTGAAAACTTTAAG gTGGATGAAGAACAATCCCAATCCCAAGATGAAAAAATGAAAGAAAGTGAAGAAGAATTTTCTGATAAAAAGTTCATGATCAGCAAAAGCACCGGGAATGAACCTTCAATCATGAACTCTAAGGCGAAAACAACGGTGCCCGAATTGCCAAAAATGGACTATATTCATGTCCGGGCACGTCGCGGTCAAGCCACAGACAGCCACAGCTTAGCCGAAAGA GTTAGGAGGGAAAAAATTGGTGAAAGGATGAAGTACCTTCAAGATCTTGTTCCAGGGTGTAACAAGATCATAGGGAAAGCCGGATTGCTCGACGAAATAATCAACTATGTTCAATCTCTTCAAAGACAAGTTGAG TTTTTATCGATGAAACTCGCTGTAATCAACCCGACAATGGATTTCGAGGTTGATAATCTCCTACCTAAAGAG ATGCTTCCGGTTCGCATATCCGACATTCATACTATCGGTGTATCACCTGACATGGttaatcttcaattcaattcaTTGACACAAGGAGTTCCGTTTCGCGGTTTGGAAACAGGGGTAAATCCTTCGGACAACGCAGTTGAGAGAACTGTAAATGCTCCACTAGTATCATTACTTCAGGAGACACATGAACTGCTTGATTCATCCTATTTGAAT CAATTTCATTACTCAAACTGGGATTCTGAGCTGATACACAATCTCTATGGCTTGGGATACCAACACGAAAGATCGCCATCACACGCACACGCACACGCTCCTCAACCATTTACAG GTTATATCGAAGCAGGATGTGTGAAACTGGAGATGTGA